ATCAGTGATCAAAAACATTGGTGATCACATCTGTCAATGAACAGGAATATTGATGACCAGGTAGCTCAGAAACAGGAACTGATCAGCATCTGGGAGGAAATGGATGGAGTAGAGGGCAGGGGCGGCTCTTGTTCCACAAGAGCATTTGGGTTCCACAAACGCCCCAGGAAAAGGATCAGTGTGTAGACCAAAGGCTGGAGAAACCATGGCCTCCTCATGCTTCCCCAGTAGCCACCTATCCACCAGGAGCCCCAGTGGGGTGACAGTGAGGAAATAAATTCAGATGGGAGCAATGCAGGGGGGATCAGGATCTCCCACCCCAGCCAAACCGCCCCATCCCCTATTCCAGGAGCCCTTCTCTCTAAATCACTGGGCCCGGGAGGACCCATTAGTCTGACTGCCAATCTCCACACCCAGGACTCAGCAGCCCGGGAGCCCACAAGACCGGCCAGAGGCATTcacaaaaagtattttattattcttaacaGTATTCACTTTAAAGGAATAGGAGGATAGCATACAATTTTTTacagacaatatataaatgttgTACATAATTAGCAATAACTTAGTTCACTAATCCAAAATAAAACAAgccaaataaaacataaaaacagaaaatactgcTGATTCTTTATCTTATGCGGATACTAGTACAAAATAAGTTACTTCTGGCTgcggtgccccccaccccctcagcgATCGCCGGCCCATATTGCACTTGGTTGACTACATCGGCTCGGCTCGGCAGGATCCTCCTCCCGGCCAGGCCCTTGCCGGCCGCCGCACCCACCTCCTCCGCATACAGAATCTAAGCTCGGACACAGTTATGTACAGCTGTACCTTGGGAAGGATCCAGACAGCCACAGCGAAGCAGAGCAGAACCCAGGCGTCTCCAGGGACCCCAGCAGGGTCGTGGCCTCTCCTTGgacccacccccaacccctgcctcgCCACCTGCCAGACCAGCCCCTGGAAGCCAAGAGcagcctccccaggccccgggcTCCCCATCCTAGGGCTGTGGGATCCAAGtacttttccaaaaataattgCGAAGCTACAGCCTTGGTTTGTAGGTTTTATTCCTTTCCATAGCGAGGGCTTCCGTGGCAACGTACAATTGACTGGACccaaaatgagtttaaaaataaaacaactaactCCTCAGCGAGTTAAGCTTATGCAGtctttttatatagatatatatttttttcttttgtctcagagtgggaggggaaggggttgAGGGGTTAGCAGAAAAGGGATGTATGTACAGGGGTCCACCTGGCAAAGGAGTCAGGCTGTGGCTCAGGCTTGTTAAGGGTACACGGGTCACACCAGCTTCGGCCTCAGAGCCAGGGGAGAGATCTGGGAGACATTTCCCCTCTCAAGAAAATGTTGTTTCCTTCCTGTGACCCAGCCCTGGCCTGGGAATCTGCGCAGGACCGCCCATGATTGTCTCTGCCCTACTGGGCCTGGCCGCCAGGGCACGCACCGCGCCGCCTCCCGGGGCTGGTGGCCTGCCTGCACTGGCTCAGCCCAACCTGGGCTTCAGCTGCTTCAGGAGAGGAAGCCAGGGGAGAAGATGCAGGCCACCCCCCCAGCACCTCGCACACCTACCCCCAGGGCCCTAGCAAGCAGATGGGCCAGGCGGCCCTTGGAgcaaaagaaaacccagagaacTCAGGGGGCAGCTCAGATCTCTGTCTCCCAGTCCTTgttagaaaagagaacaaaataaattattttggcctACTCCCTTCTCCTTCTAAAAACAGCTTTCTTCGTCTgtcccctaccccccaccccttctcttcATAAAGTTGTCCGTTCTGTTCTCTGAACAATCCATGATGGAAACCCCACCTGGGCAGTGAGCCGGGCCAAGGCTGCCTCGTAGCCTGGGTGAGGATCTTCACAGTGACCGCTGAGGGCCAAGGGGAGCGCCCACAGGAGAGGCAGCGTGGGGCTCCGGCTGGGCTGGCAGGAGTGGCATCAGTCTTCGGGGAAGGGCAGACCGCTAAGGGTGTAGCCCACCCTGCCTAGGGGTGCCCAGCCTTGCATTGCTGGCCACCCTTCTCGGCATCTCTCCATCCGATTGCCGGGGGCCTGGCCCTAGCCCATGGCGGTCACCATGCTGGATGGGTGGGGGTGGCCAAaggagaggctggaggaggggtgGATGGGCGTTGGGGTGGGCAAGATGTGTCCCGAGTGGCTGAATGGTGGGAGGTGGCCCACGGGCGCCATGTGTCCAGCCAGGGCAGCAGCGCTGAAGGGGGAGGCCTTCTCCTGCATACACTTGGACAGCTCCTCAAAGCACTCTGCACCTTTCTTGTTCTTCTTGGACTTGGTGGACATCTTCCGATTCCTAGTTTGGATCCCTTCCTTCTTCATGGTCAGTGGCCTGTTGACCTGGGGGCAACCACAAAACCTTCAGGAGATCCAGTTCCCTTCCCAGAAcaagacccccacccccagcttccaCATGGGGGCAAAGGCAGGTCTGGACAGGGATCCCACCTGCAAATGCCCTCGGCCCATCATGGTCTTCCCTGCCAAGCCAGCGTGCTACGCTTTCCAGAAAAGGGCTTTTCACTGTGTGGGACCTGCAGGGCACTGAGCCCACTAAGTGCCAGTACCGCCCCCACATCAACACAACCAAACTGTATGCCTGTCTTTTTTGTGTTTAAAGAGGCACCACTTCCCTGGACCTGCAGcacaccctccccgccccccccgccccccccccccccccccccccgctttggGGGACACACCTCTAGCCAGCTTGTCCCCTCTTATGGGAAGCCCTTCTGGCACTGGGAGCTTGCCCAGCCCAGCGGCAGCCGCCTCCCAAGCCAAGCCACGCTGGAGATTGTGGCTGGGGCCCCTCGCCTGGCAGCACAAAGAGGAGCGGTcccccgggaggggcggggcgggcaggggcggggcagacTCACATTGTGAAGCTTGTAGTAGAGGCCACAGGCGTTGCAGACAGGGTCCCCGTTGGCGTTTCGGCGCCATAAGGTGGTGGTTGTCGTCTGACAATTTGCACAACAGGTGCCGGCTCTCCTGGCGGCGGACTGGGAGGGGAGAGGCGGCGTCAGCAGGCTGGGCTCCCACGCCCCACTTCGACCTCCCTTCCGGACCCTcgccccaccccatccctcccaACTTAGCCCAGGAGTGGGAAATCTCACAAGGGAATCCAGGCATCTCCGAAGCCGTGGAATTTTAGAATTTGAGACCGAAACCAGTGCAGAACTTAAAGAACACTTAGAAGCCTGATCTCAGTATCAACCGGGTTGCAAAGCTAAAAGGACAAATCAGCTACTTCCCCCAACCATCAAACAAATTTCACAGACAGGTAAACTGAGGCCCTGAGGAGGTTGGCTCCATCCCTTTGGAGCCCCTGGGTCTGGCGCTGCATTCTCACGTGCCTCCTTTCAAACTCCACAACCCTGGGCGTGATGGCACCacagaggccagggcaggggaaCCTTGTACCTGCCCAGGGTGGGGACGTCAACTGTTTAGGGAGTCTAGAGCTGCTCCATCCCATatgtagccactagccacatgggAGCTATTTGAATTCAACTGAACTACAATTTAGTAAAATGAGAAATTCAATTCCTTCTATGGCATTAGCTACACTTCAAGGAATCAACAGTCACAACCACAGTGGACAGTGCAGAGCCAGAACATTCCCATCACCACAATGCTGGTCCATCAGGCACGCTGTACCCCAAACCACAGAGCGCTAGCGGCCCCATAGCCCCTCAGGGAATGCAGACCAGAGGGGGACTGGAAATGAGTGTCTGGTTTCTGGAGAAGGGACCTGAAGTCTCCTGACAAAGGAAAGTAAGAGAGTCTTGACCGGAGAAAGCAGATGCCCTCTTGTGGGCCCATAAGCACCAGCCCCACGGTGACAGAACTCATCTGtcaccccccccagcccccccgccctgtccccctcccaggccaccaccaccaccaccccaccagcTCCCAAAGAGCAGCAGGCAGCAGGACGGCTGGGGGAAGGAGACCATCAGAGGCTGGGCCGGCCTGGGCCGGAGCTCCTAGCACCAGGCAAAGAGCACAGGAGCGCCGCTGGAGGGACCTGCCTGACTGCtgcctggtgggggcaggggggcagggaggtgagggTGAGTAAGCAGCCTGGAGCTGGAATTCTGACTCAAGGGCCAACGTGGTAtcctctacccctacccccacctggGCCCTCACCCCGCCTCGCTCACtcgggtggagggggagggggcccccaAAGTGGCAAGCGATTTAAGCCTCGTAAATCACTTcgccttgaaaaaaaatatatttattattcttagCATTTTACGCATTATTTGCAGAGCGGAGGGTATTAGAAATTTCAAAACAGCCCAGCGAGAGGCAGGATTGAGCCGAGGAGAGGCTCTAAAACTCGCGGAGTCCGGAAACAGATACGCGAAGTTTCCTTATCTTCAGGCTGCAGATGTCCGGATAGGAAACTCCGGCAGGAGATCCGaaagggcattttttttaaatcactcaaATGAAAATACACAGTATAGGTGACtccatggaaaaataataaagggcaGGTTTTTTTGGTGGttggtgtgagtgtgtgttttatttaaataagcgCGAGGAGATTGTGTGCTGGGCTACAAGGAAACTTACTTCATggccctatttttaaaaagagttagcCAGAGGCCAGGGCACAGGAGCTGGGCCCTTGGACACTCaatgtgggggatccctgagcTCGGTGGGGTGAGGTTACCTGGTGGGCTGCAGACCGGGGAGACCGGCCCCGGGCCGAAAAAATCTGGCCTAAAAGAAAGGCGACCCCAAGTGattttaatgataaaaggatcTGAGGCAAAGCAGCTGCATTGGAAGGGTTGGGtgatgttacttttattttttaaataagtcgCGGCTCAGCCCAGGTtgggccccccacccacccacccaggcacctgctgcCCGCGCCTACCAGTCTCCGCTTGGGCTTGATGAGTGGCCGGTTCTGGCCGTTCATCTTGTGGTAGAGCCCGCAGGCGTTGCACAGGTAGTGCCCAGTGCCGTCTCGCCGCCAGAGAGGGGTGGCCGTGGCCCCACAGTTGACACACTCCCGGCCTTCTGCAGGGGGGACAGGGAGATACAGCAGGCCAGCTTAACGGACAGGGTCAGGGGAGAGAGTCGGGGGCGGAGGCGCCCAGAAGGCGGCAGCGGGCTGCCCCGGGGTGACTTTGAGCTCCGACTCTGGGCAGGAAGGTTCCCCTTCCTTGGAACTCTGAGGAGGTTCCCCTGCAGGAGAGGAGTTCGGAAAGTAGCCTTAAGGCTGAAGCTCCCTGTTTAAAACCCTCTCTGGCCACTGACCCAGCTCTTCATTAAAGGATaacactctgaaaaaaataataaaataataaaataaaataaataaaacaaaactctctGTGGAAGGAAGGGAAACGGGGCAGAAGGAGGAGTGGGGCCAGGGCCCCAGGGATTCTCCGCGCTACAAAGAAAGGGTATTTACAGCAAACCTTGCCGGCGGCAGGGCGGTGGCGGGAGTCGCCCGCTCCACCGGGCTGGGCCTGGGAGGGTCCTGGCTCACTTTCTAggtcttcctctcctcttctatctctccctttgccccagcTGCGTCTGCCACCTCAGGATCCTCTGCCCGCAGCTCCCACCCCGCTTCTGTTCTTCAAGCAGGggggatttccttctttctccccagcTTCCCCCTTTTCCACTGAGGCCCTAGAATTCAGGTCCCCGACTCGGATCGAGGGTggcattctttaaaataaaatcaaccataAGCCCTTTCGTTTTTAAGCCCAGTAGACTAAGTAAGTGACCTTGGTCTTCTGTCGATGGATGGCGggctgtttggttttggtttttgttttttgttgttgttactcaAAGACCATCTGGAATTCAAATAGAATGTGTAAAACAAACTTGGGAGAAGGGGCTAATTAAAGGCAAGGTAGCCAGCCTGAGCAGAAcaggcccccctccccaggcGGGGCTGGGGTGGGTGCCCGAGGTGGCGGCAGCAATCAGGCAGGGTAGCCAGATGCCCTGCATCACGTAGCCCGGGAAAATGTTTCCCCATTTACTTTCAACTAAATTGTCGATGTATAGGGGCAAGGAAAGGTTCCTGGACTCAGgagtaaaagtttaaaaaaatcttcctcttCCTTGGTTAAAGGGATCGGGAGGTAAGCATTGACAGTAAAAGCCCGGCACTAGCCCTGGTTTCAGCTCTCTGGCCAGATTCTTAGACAAACCAGCTTGGCCCCAGCCCTCTCCTCcggcaaaggggcagaggcacTTAGAGCTTCATCCCCTCACTCCTGCCTTCAGGCAGGGAGAATGAAGGACACgccagggggcagggagcaggaaaAAGCCCTGGGAATGTTGCTTTGGGGGAAATCTCCCAAGGAGATTGGGAAACATCGAAATCCCAAGATAGGACTGATTGAGTCGGAGAACCAGATTCCTTGAGGGTCTGGAGCACCTACGAGTGCACCCACAGCATGCACGCACACTCACAAACACACGTACACACAGCCTCACTGCTGTCACTCGAGTCTCGAATTCTCTCACACACTAAGTCAAGAGGCTGCTCACATTTTCACTTAAGAttaaggggaagggaagggggaattCCCGTTCTGTGTTCAGTCTGGCAGTGGCCAACCTTAGaagggagggtgaggaggggggaagggaaaCGAACTTTGGGGACCCTTGGGAACAgttaagaaatgaacaaaagttttagggctcctcctcccccatgcTGGAGTCTCAAACATCTGTTGGAAGTTGTTGAGGGGATCATCGCCCATCCCCAGATCTGGAAGGGTGACATTGCCCCGTCTCCCCTATcacagccctccccacccccccacctcccccaccccacatcccGCCTAAAGCACAAACCAACCCCACTTCCACTAAGTCACTGGCACCTGCTGTTACCTGAGCAGGAGCGTGCCTTGCTGCGCTGCTTAGGGGTGAAGCTGGAGGCAGGGCCACCCAGGAAGCCTCCGGGGTGGAAGAGTCCGCTGCTGTAGTCGTGGGCAGCGGCCGGCACATAGGATGGgtaggtggggatggggtggtgtGTAGCAGGCTGGGTGCCCATGGCAGCCAGGCCTGGGCGCAGGGGACTGCCGCTTTCCATCTTCATGCTATCGGTCAGTGACACCTGGTACTTGACGCCATCCTTGTCCTCCCCCCGGGCTGCGCTACCCCCTGCGGAAGAGGAGGCTGGAgaggcagcccccgtggtgctgGGGTCCGGAGACACTTCCTTGGGTGGAGTGGGTGGGAATCCGAAGAGGTGGGAGCCAGAGTGGGCTGCAGTGGGAGTGAGGGAGGCCACAGAGCTCCCGCTGCCTCCCCCactcccgccccctgcccctgggtACACGGAGAGGGGGCCGCCCGGGCCTCCAGCAGCTGAGGGGTGGAGTGGTGTCTTGGAAAAGGGGCTCACGGTCCAGGGATTGTGGTGGTGTGCTGCTGCGGCTGAGAGGGCAGCTTTACCCCCGTCAAGCCAGGGCAACCCTGGACTATGCAACAAGTGTGGGCGGCACATCTGGCCTCCAGTCAGGCGTGctgcaggaggaaggagaggggtcAGGATGGGCAGAGGCTGAGCCTGGCCAGGACTCAGATACACAACACCACAACTCACAACCAGCAGTAACCTTCTTCCCAAAGAAAACCAGAAACATAACACCCCAACCGGCAATAATCAAGAATGTCAGTCGGGAGCTGAAGGACAAGTG
The nucleotide sequence above comes from Canis aureus isolate CA01 chromosome 19, VMU_Caureus_v.1.0, whole genome shotgun sequence. Encoded proteins:
- the GATA2 gene encoding endothelial transcription factor GATA-2, with amino-acid sequence MEVAPEQPRWMAHPAVLNAQHPDSHHPGLAHNYMEPAQLLPPDEVDVFFNHLDSQGNPYYANPAHARARVSYSPAHARLTGGQMCRPHLLHSPGLPWLDGGKAALSAAAAHHHNPWTVSPFSKTPLHPSAAGGPGGPLSVYPGAGGGSGGGSGSSVASLTPTAAHSGSHLFGFPPTPPKEVSPDPSTTGAASPASSSAGGSAARGEDKDGVKYQVSLTDSMKMESGSPLRPGLAAMGTQPATHHPIPTYPSYVPAAAHDYSSGLFHPGGFLGGPASSFTPKQRSKARSCSEGRECVNCGATATPLWRRDGTGHYLCNACGLYHKMNGQNRPLIKPKRRLSAARRAGTCCANCQTTTTTLWRRNANGDPVCNACGLYYKLHNVNRPLTMKKEGIQTRNRKMSTKSKKNKKGAECFEELSKCMQEKASPFSAAALAGHMAPVGHLPPFSHSGHILPTPTPIHPSSSLSFGHPHPSSMVTAMG